A window of Cryptomeria japonica chromosome 3, Sugi_1.0, whole genome shotgun sequence contains these coding sequences:
- the LOC131053322 gene encoding uncharacterized protein LOC131053322 — protein sequence MDHLCSFSHWDNWVTWKWMSLRVIPSHGDIASGLSSLAKRKLAKWTPPLQFSFKLNFDGVAKGNPGKSGIGVVLFDHNYMIVKVVGKFIGVDSNNSAEFHALSFGLDLAISLGIKDIIIEGDSMLIFHSVSAKKCVSWHLQYLLDRILAQLKCFSTFTISHCYREINVIVDYLANKVVVECAEYLEVSPRDIPASCISILY from the coding sequence ATGGATCATTTGTGTTCCTTTTCTCACTGGGATAATTGGGTAACATGGAAATGGATGTCACTTCGAGTCATTCCATCTCATGGGGATATAGCGTCTGGCTTATCCTCTCTTGCCAAACGTAAGCTAGCTAAATGGACTCCTCCCCTCCAATTctcatttaaattaaattttgatggggttgcTAAGGGTAATCCAGGTAAGTCGGGGATTGGGGTTGTCCTCTTTGATCATAATTATATGATTGTTAAAGTTGTGGGTAAATTTATTGGTGTCGACTCTAACAATTCTGCTGAATTTCATGCGTTATCTTTTGGTCTTGATCTTGCCATCTCTTTGGGCATTAAGGATAttatcattgaaggggattcaatgttGATCTTTCATTCGGTCTCTGCTAAGAAATGTGTTTCCTGGCACTTACAGTACCTGCTAGATCGAATTCTTGCACAATTGAAGTGTTTTTCTACCTTTACTATATCTCATTGTTATAGGGAAATAAATGTTATTGTAGATTATCTGGCTAACAAGGTTGTTGTCGAATGTGCTGAGTATCTGGAAGTCTCCCCTCGAGATATTCCTGCTTCTTGCATTAGTATCCTTTATTAA